The Sardina pilchardus chromosome 24, fSarPil1.1, whole genome shotgun sequence nucleotide sequence CACGGACACGCAAGCTCACGGGAAAGGTGTCGTTTCCGGCCGCGTTCGACGCCACGCACAGGTAAGTGCCGCTGTCGTGCACCTGGGCGTAGCGCACCTCCAGAGAGCCGTCGGGGAGGATGCGTATCCGACCCGTCGGGGAGAGCTTGGTGTGTTTGGGGCTGAGCCAGGAGATGGAGGGGACGGGGTCTCCGTCCGCCTTGCAGAGCAACGGCACCGTGTgtccctcctccactctcacctCCTGCGGCTTGCGGCTCAGGATCCGAGGCGGACGGCAGGTGAAGAGCCCCGGCATCTCGGACTCCGTGAAGTCCTGGAAGGACCTTCCTTGCACCTGGAGGGGCGCGTTGCAGGTCGGCGGGTTGGCGTCGAAGTCCAAGCGCAGCCGGCGTCGCATCACCCACAGCAGGCGGCAGTCGCACGCCAACGGGTTCTCGTCCAGCCTCAAGACCTCGAGGTTGCCCACCGAATGGAAGGCCCCTTCCTCGAGGGTCACAAGCTGATTGGACGAGACGTTTAGGAGGCGGAGGTAAGCGAGGCCATGGAAAGCCTGCAGCTCGACCTGAAGCAGACTGCCCCCAACCAGGTGCAGCTCCTGCAGCCTCAACAGGTCGCCCAGAAGTTTACCTTGAATGGAGGTAATGGGGTTATACGAAAGGTCTAGGTAGCGAAGGTAGACCAGGTGATGGAGGGCGGCGTAAGGAAATGTACTTAGATTACAGTGACTCAATGTTAGAGAGGTCAGGTTCAGGCCAAAAAGGCTATTCCCTGCCAAGGACTCCAACCAGGGGCAGTGGGACACCTCGAGTTCCCTTAGGCGCCCCAGGCGACGGAAAGAGTTGTTGGGCAAGGAAGTGATGACCAGGCGCTTGAGCCGCAGTCTGACCAGGCCAATCAGCTGCGAGAGGGCGTCCGTGGGGATGGCGGTCAGGTTGCAGCGGTCGATGTTGAGCTCCTGGAGGTTGGCCAGCCCGACGAAGGCGCGCTGGGAGATGAAGACCAGGTCGTTCTCGCTGGCCTCCATCCGCTGCAGGTGTGCCAGCTCGCGGAAGGTGTAGTCCAGGAAGACGAGGATCTCGTTCTCGCTGATGTCCAGCAGCCGCAGGCTGGGCAGCCCGGAGAAGACCCCCACGGTGATGATCTTCAGCCGGTTGCGGAACATCCGCAGCGTGAGCAGGTTCTGGAGCCCCAGGAAGGCCTCCACCTCGATCATGGTCAGGATGTTGTCGCTCAGGTCCAGCTCCCGCAGCTGCCCGAGCCCCGAGAACTGCCGGCGGCCGAGGGCCTTGAGGCGGTTGTGCGAGAGGTCGAGCCGCTGCGAGTCTCCGGATATTCCCTCGGGCACGGACGCTAGGTGGCGCCACGAGCAGTTGACCATCAGCACCTCGGAGTAGCACTCACAGCGCTGGGGACAGGGCCACAGGGAGTCGGCCACCGACACTAGCCCCACTGCCCACAGGATGAGGCCTCTCCAGCCCACCGCCCACCAGAAAGCAACCTCCACACACATCTGGGGACCTGCCTGTAGGGGGCAGAGCAGAGAAATAATATCAGTGTTTCAGTCAGGGCTTCAAACCagagtttgttttcatttggttCGTTTCGAGACGAAATAGTATTTTAACTTTAATTTCTGGTTATGCGTTCCATCTTAAAATTACTGTTCCCAAACTGGTTAGAATCAAATAAAAattaaacaataaaaacaataacgTTCCATGTAGGGCTATGTGACATGACAATTTTCGGATAGCATAAAAATGTCTAGCCTATTGTTAGGCCTAGA carries:
- the lingo4a gene encoding leucine-rich repeat and immunoglobulin-like domain-containing nogo receptor-interacting protein 4a; protein product: MCVEVAFWWAVGWRGLILWAVGLVSVADSLWPCPQRCECYSEVLMVNCSWRHLASVPEGISGDSQRLDLSHNRLKALGRRQFSGLGQLRELDLSDNILTMIEVEAFLGLQNLLTLRMFRNRLKIITVGVFSGLPSLRLLDISENEILVFLDYTFRELAHLQRMEASENDLVFISQRAFVGLANLQELNIDRCNLTAIPTDALSQLIGLVRLRLKRLVITSLPNNSFRRLGRLRELEVSHCPWLESLAGNSLFGLNLTSLTLSHCNLSTFPYAALHHLVYLRYLDLSYNPITSIQGKLLGDLLRLQELHLVGGSLLQVELQAFHGLAYLRLLNVSSNQLVTLEEGAFHSVGNLEVLRLDENPLACDCRLLWVMRRRLRLDFDANPPTCNAPLQVQGRSFQDFTESEMPGLFTCRPPRILSRKPQEVRVEEGHTVPLLCKADGDPVPSISWLSPKHTKLSPTGRIRILPDGSLEVRYAQVHDSGTYLCVASNAAGNDTFPVSLRVRGFPSSGRNRSASYFLDGWSLVTAPNAVNGSSQQTKPYPFDAKTLVIAVTMGFLSFLSSVAICFVFMLFWSQSKGQIKHTATIDFVPRSSGGGGGGGGAEPSKFTMKLI